A single window of Nicotiana tomentosiformis chromosome 1, ASM39032v3, whole genome shotgun sequence DNA harbors:
- the LOC138906519 gene encoding uncharacterized protein, with translation MAEYEACILGLRLAIDMGVQEILVLGDSDLFRSVEFRHIPRIHNEIADALATLASMLHHPDKTYVDPLHIQVRDQHAYYNVVEEELDGVPWFHDVKEYIKSGVYPVHAIGDQKRTIRRLASGFLLNGGNLVQEDSRSRTTKVHGDLIHSPPSELHTMSAPWPFVAWGMDVIGPIELAASNGHRFILVAIDYFAKWVKARYVNNSRLCINSTPYRPKPNGAVEAVNKNVKKILRKMVQGYRTTIRTSVGATPYLLVYGTEAVIPAEVEIPSLRIVAEAGIDDEWVKTRLEQLSLIDEKRLAAVCRGQLYQKRIARAYNKKAPTWRMREFISSFKSAQAPYLENE, from the exons ATGGCTGAGTACGAGGCATGCATTCTGGGTTTGAGACTAGCTATAGACATGGGAGTTCAGgaaatattggttttgggagattcagattt ATTTAGGTCAgtagaattcaggcatattcccaggattcataatgagatcgccgatgctttggctactcTAGCATCAATGTTACACCATCCAGATAAGACTTACGTCGACCCTCTGCATATCCAAGTCCGTGATCAGCATGCCTATTACAATGTGGTTGAGGAGGAACTTGATGGTGTGCCTTGGTTCCATGATGTCAAAGAATACATCAAGTCGGGGGTATATCCGGTACATGCCATAGgtgatcaaaagagaaccattcgacgtCTGGCTAGTGGATTTTTATTAAATGGGGGGAATCTTGTACAAGAGGACTCCAGATCTAGGACTACTAAG gtgcatggtgatttgattcattccccTCCATCCGAGTTACACACAATGTCTGCACCTTGGCCCTttgttgcttggggcatggatgtcattggaccaattgAGCTGGCAGCATCAAATgggcataggtttattctggtggccattgattactttGCCAAGTGGGTCAaagct aggtatgtCAACAATTCAAGATTATGCATCAACTCCACTCCATATCGTCCTAAGCCAAACGGAGCCGTTGAGGCTGTTAACAAGAACGtaaagaagatacttcgtaagatggtgcaag GTTATCGCACTACTATTCGTACTTCAGTaggtgcaactccttatttgctggtatatggaacTGAGGCAGTTATACCtgcagaagttgagattccatccctTCGGATCGTTGCTGAAGCTGGAATTGATGATGAATGGGTCAAAACTCGACTAGAGCagttgagtttgattgatgaaaaaagattggcagcagtatgtcgtggtcaattgtatcagaaaagaatagcaagagcatacaacaagaag
- the LOC138906516 gene encoding uncharacterized protein, which yields MTCMRNFQPNLKSQSNSKITIQEVECDETEYDEEAAFQEISRELNHFEEKAKPNLNKTEAINLGDQDNIRETKISVHLKPQIKEEIIKALFEYKDTFAWSYDDMLGLSTDLVVHKLPIDPAFPPVKQKLMKFKTDMSVKIKEEITMQLDAKVIRVTRYPTWLANVVPVPKKDDKTRVCIDYRDLNKASPKNNFPLPNIHIWIDNCAKHEIGSFVDCYAGYHQILMDEEDGEKIAFITPWGTYCYREAFDKIKKYLSNPPVLVPPEHGRPLILYLTVLDNSFGCALGQHDISGKKEQAIYYLNKKFTPYEVKYTLLERTCCALTWVAQKLKHYLSSYTTYLISCMDPLKYIFQKPMPTGRLAKWQILLTEFDIIYVTRTAMKAQALADHLAENPVDEEYEPLKTYFPNEEVMYVDEVDHEEKPGWKLFFDGAANMKGVRIGVVLISETRHHYPVIAQL from the exons atgacatgcatgaggaattttcagccaaatcttaaaagccaatctaattcTAAAATAACAATCCAAGAAGTAGAGTGTGATGaaacagaatatgatgaagaagcagcaTTTCAGGAAATCAGTAGAGAACTAAATCACTTTGAAGAAAAAGCCAAGCCTAATCTGaataaaactgaagcaatcaatttaggagatcaagataatatcagggaaaccaagataagtgtgcatctgaaaccgcaaatcaaggaagaaataatcaaagcacTATTTGAATATAAAGATACttttgcatggtcgtatgacgacatgCTGGGTTTGAGCACTGATTTGGTAGTTCATAAATTGCCAATTGATCCGGCATTCCCTCCAGTCAAGCAAAAGTTAATGAAGTTCAAGACTGACATGAGTgtgaagatcaaagaagaaatcacaatGCAGCTTGACGCAaaggtcattcgggtcactcgatatcccacttggttagctaatgttGTGCCAGTACCAAAGAAAGATGATAAGACCAGggtatgtattgattatcgtgatctcaacAAGGCAAGTCCAAAGAATAACTTTCCATTACCAAACATCCACATTTGGattgacaattgtgccaagcacgAGATCgggtcttttgtggattgctatgcaggatatcaccagatcctgatggatgaagaagacgGAGAAAAGATAGCATTCATCACGCCATGGGGGACATATtgctaccgg gaagcatttgataagatcaagaagTACCTGTCAAACCCACCTGTGCTGGTACCGCCAGAGCATGGGAGACCTTTGATTCTCTATCTGACAGTcctggataattcttttggttgtgcactgggtcaacacgacatctcaggcaagaaagagcaagccatttattatctcaacaaaaagttcactccttatgaggttaagtatactcttcttgaaaggacGTGTTGCGCCCTGACTTGGGTAGCACAAAAATTAAAGCATTATCTGTCATCCTACACTACTTATCTCATTTCTTGtatggatcctctaaagtatatctttcagaagcctatgcccacaggaagacttgcaaagtggcagattttactcacagaatttgacatcatctatgtgacccggaccgcgatgaaagcccaagcctTGGCCGACCACTTGGCCGAGAATCCGGTGGATGAAGAGTATGAACCATTGAAGACTTATTTTCCTAATGAAGAGGTAATGTATGTTGACGAGGTTGACCATGAGGAAAAGccaggttggaaactcttctttgatggagctgctaaCATGAAAGGCGTCCGAATAGGGGTtgtactcatttctgaaacaaggCATCACTACCCCGTAATAGCTCAACTTTGA